The sequence below is a genomic window from Mus musculus strain C57BL/6J chromosome 4, GRCm38.p6 C57BL/6J.
AACACTGCATTGATTCAGAACTCTGAAAACCATATATAAATACCTTCCAACTTCTAATGGCAGAAAGAGTCTAAGGTTTCTGCTGAAAGCCGGATTCATAGCCATTTATCATCATGCCTGCGTGGAATCCAGGACTTCCCTGCCTGCTGTGCGGATGTCTTCCCTACTCTCTGGTTCGGTGTAAGGAGCAGCTGGCAACTGTCTTCTTCCACTGTCTGCAGAAAGCAGATAGGTGCTACTTTCTGACTCTCCATCTATGGCTAATCCACAAAATGAAGCCTACAAGTGACTTCCAGCTCCCGAAATACCTTCCCTGTAGAATATGCCACACCAGACTCTGTGCTACAGTCTTTCCCTCCACTTCTGCCCCAGtctgtacacacacgcacacgcacgcacgcatgcacgcacgcacgcttgCCAGTACGCTGCCAGCATGAGCCTGGGTCAATCTGTGTCCCTCTTCTGTCTCTCGggcactctctgcttccttcccagcTCGCTAGGGGCCAGCTGCTGCCACCACCTCCACGGGCCTTTTGCACACCCTTCCTTCCAGTTCatccctttcttttccctccactCACAATCACACTTCTTAAGAGCGTTTCACAGCCTCCTGACTTCTCTGCCCTGCAGTGTGACCTCGGCCGTCAGCACTTTGTTGAGTTGGCTTGTGTTGAGCCCACCGACAATCTTCTGTTTCTCAGGCATCTTCTTAGTCAGTCTTTTTCCttgtttcctcctctttctcctggcAGTTAGGTATTTTCtagaatttatacaatatatgCAAGCTAGAGAAAGTGTTTCCAAATAACGAATCCCCGGATGCGTGTCTGACCAGTGCTAGCACCGCCCACTATGCCATGCCACAGCTATGCTATGCCATGCCCAGTCTTCGCTTGGTACCCAGTACTCCCAAGGGTCTTCCAGCCTTCTCTGACCTCTCCTCCGCACCCGTGGTTTGTTCCAGTTCTAGATGCTGTCTGTATTCCTCAGGATTCCATTGTCTTTCCCACTGTATTCGTTGTCTTCGAGTGACTTTGTCCTATAACCTACAATCAAATTATTAACGATGCCCGTATCGGTGCCCAGACTTAAATTTCCTGTCTCAGGGGCTTATCCATCTTGATGTCTCACCAGTACTTCATGCTCAGAATGTACCGAAATGAACTGATGTCCCTGCCTAAGCCTGCtctttctccattcctttcttctGTGAGCAGTAGTATCTATCATTCCCCAGTTTCCCACCCCCCACTCTTCCGGTACCCTCCCTCATCCCCCACTGCCGGTACCCTCCCTCATCCTCCACTGCCTGTACCCTCCCTCATCCCCCACTGCCTGTACCCTCCCTCATCCCCCACTGCCGGTACCCTCCCTCATCCCCCACTGCCTGTACCCTCCCTCATCCCCCACTGCCTGTACCCTCCCTCATCCCCCACTGCCTGTACCCTCCCTCATCCCCCACTGCCGGTACATCAGCAGGTTCAATGACCTCTGACACCTCTCGCTTCTTCCCTCCCCTGTCCGCTGGGTTTAGCCACCTGCTTTTTCTTACCTGTGCCTCTGGAACAGCACCCAGCGGCGATCCATACCACCAGATTTTGCTCTTCTAATCTGACCATGACAGCTGCCCCTCTGTGCCTCCTCAATGTCCTTAGAGTAAAAGGTCTGAGTTACGGGGCCCCGTCAAGGCCATCTGAGGAGTGTCACAATTCTTCATTTCGAGTTCTCCCCGATTGCCTTCACACTCACATGCAGCAGCCACACAGTACCAAACATCCCAGTGCTGTGCACACTCATGTGCCCAGGACACGCCAGGCGCTCGGTGACAGAACCATAGGATTGCTTGTGAAACTCACGCCATGTCTGAGTCTGCTCCTGGCTGCTATTTTAGGAGGAAAGTTAACTAATCATTACAAAGAACCTTCAATAGTAATGCTAACAAAATAAGACCTCAATGCTGCTTTAGTAATTAAACTCCTATGACACCATAAAAATTGGTTTTGTTTAGGGACATTTCAAAACCCATTCTTGAGCCATTTAAAGTTGCACAACCCACTAGAAGCAGGGCTATTTGTTTTTTATAACTAAAATGTGCTTTAAGCCTGGCCACAAAGCCAGtggacataaaataaacacatactgAGCAGCTGATGGGTGGAGCTAGGACCTACAGCTGAGTACCTGTCTCTCTTTACACCCACAGCAGCTTTGGGGGTTGCTTCTGTGGCATCCCTAGGGCAGTTCACAGGCTAACTTGGAAGCAGGTATTGAATAAAGAGACTGGACTAGAGCCAGGATAGCTGGATTTTAGGGGGGTGGGGTTCATCCCTAGAGTCACTCAGCTCCAAGCAGATCTTCCCTCTGTCTGGCGCCCCAGTCTCCTTGACAGTGGCTGGGTGGTTGGGATCGTGGGTTTTACCTCCTCTCTGGTGGAGGTGCTGTTTCCGTCTCTCTTGATCCTTAGCGTTTCCCTTGTCACTGGCCTGTGTGGCCACTAGCTAACTCCGCTTCTACTTTCTTCAGGACAACCTTAACCTGCTGCTTACTGAGGAGGAGATGTATAGCCTTACTGAGACCTTTCAGCGGTGTAAAGTCATCCCTGGTAAGCCGGCTGGCGCTGCTGAGAAGGGGCCAGACACATCATCCCCTTTTATCCTTCCTGGGGTGAACAGTGGGGTTTGGGGAGTAAGGATGAACGGCACCCACTTCCGCCACAGCTCCCCCGAGCTCCTCTGGCTACGGGAGGCATGATGCGACAAGAGCTGGGGCCGTGGGGCCCTGAGGGTGCCCTGGAGGACAGTGAAGGTGCCCAAGGCGAGGAAGGTGGCCGTGGCCAGCAAGGGTGCCTCCCACAGATTGCTCCCTGACACTGGAGGACTTTGTGCGCTACCGCCACCAAGCAGCAAAGCGAGGGGAGAGCAGCAGGGCCCTGACTGACGAGCAAGAGGAGCAGGCAGCCCGCCAGTTTGCAGCCTTGGACCCTGAACAACGGGGTCACGTAGAGTGGTCCGACTTCTTGTCCCACGAATCccttcttctgctgctgcagctgcgtCCCCAGGTGAGGAGTGGGGGGCAGTGAATGTCCATGGGTGACAGAGGTCTAGATGCATGCTGGGTGTGTCAGGGAGCACTGGGAACTGTCTAAGCAAGAGCGTGTATCAGGAAAGGGTTCCAGGTCCATCCGGCGACAGATGACCAGTGACCAGGGCTGCGGAAACTGCTTAAGAAGAATGGCTTGTTCTGGACTCCTCTAAAAATGACAGGCTACCAAAAAACCTATCTCTTCTTCCCCAGAACTCTCTCTTGAGGCTCCTTACTGTCAAGGAGAGGGAACGAGCCCGAGCCACCTTCCTGGCACGGGGCAGAGGGAGCACCATCAGCGAGGcggagtgccaccatgcccggcattcTTGGTTCTGTAAACGCCTTACAGAGGCTCCTTCCTGCAGTGTCAGGTCTGTGTCTTCCCAGCTCTGCCCTGCCTTACCCCTCTTTCTTAGcccccccttcctctttctccctggaGGTGCTTGGTGTAGCATGTAGCTTCTTTTCCATCCTACTGACAGAAGACCTGCCCGTGAACTAAGCAGAGGGCAGCAATCCTATCGGCAGTCTGTGGGACTGCCTCTGTCCTAAATTCTCTGCCGCTCTGTCTCGGAAAGACTGGATAGGCATGGCTAGTTCCATGGGTTCGCCCGAGTTTGGGAGGAGCCCGGGCCTGTTGCTATCCCACTTCTAACCTCATGCTCTTGTGTCTGGCAGCATCAGCCATGTTGGGCCTATAGCAGACAGCAGCCCAGCTGCCAGCAGCAGCAAGAGTCAGGAGAAGGCCCTGCTGCCCACAGAGCAGGAGTCCAGGTGAGCTGAACCTCATTTCTGCTGCTGTCTATAGCTTCCACTGCCGTCGCACCCATGTAAATAAAGGAAGGCATTACTACTTCTACCCCAGAACAGTAAATGCTCATCCTAGAAACCAGGCTCCAGACACATTTGACCCCAGGTCTCCAGGGCAAAAACAACTGGTTTGCTAGCTTTTTAGCAGAGCCGACCCTAACTGTATTAGTCATGAGGCAAGCCCCACTGAGTTTTGTCCAGTCCAAGGCAAGCTGCCACTGGGATTGGGCCTTCTGGGCCTTCCGCATCTGTGCCCCGCCTTGCAAACCTGTTCTCTCCCTCTGCAGATACGTGGATTGGCCCACCTTCCTAAGAGAGAACGTCATCTACATCTTGGCTGCTCGTCCTAACAGCGGAGCGATCCACCTGAAGCCCCCAGGATAGGTGGGACAGAGAAGCTCAGTTCTGGGACGGtggcatcctctctctctctctctctttcctttctttttcctttaccaACCTCTGGCACTGAGACTCATGGGAATGGGACACTGCCAACATCTTAATTTGTCATTAAGCTTTATGGCACTGAAGCCACCGTTCCCCTCACAACCGAGGCAGTATTGCCATAGTGAGAGGCCCCAAGAGCTGTGGCATTACCTGCTATGGATCACCTCCTGCCCGCACATCATAAAACTACCTGCCACCTCACGCatacgtgtgtgcacatgcgcatacAACCACATACATGCCTAGACATCCATGCCTTCAAACTCCTTTGGTTCTTTCTTTGATGAAAAAGGACCAAAAGCCTTTTGTTGAGCCCCCCTGGTTTAGATAAGAGGGTCTCTTCTCACTCTTTTTATTGGTCAGTTCTGATtcccaggagaaagaaggggaCAATTTAAATTCACTTCCCCTCCAGGAGATGCCGAGAGGCCCCCCTGCCCACATGGAAACGCCCTTCGGTGATGACCACTGTTATTTGTGAGTGTCTGTATGTCCCTCAGGTATGCCATGGTGGGAGAACAGTTCAAAACCATCCCGAAGTTTGTGTTTAAATTCTGATTCCTTGTGATAGAGAAGGAACCTAGTTTGTGGATTTCTGCCTGGAGAAAGTGGAGACAGTCTCTCCCAGAGAGCCAGAAGTCTAGGAACTTTTCAGCCAGGTCATCCAACTTCACAAGTCCTTAGCAGAACAGGAAAACCAAGATGAGACCCCTGGTCCCTAGTCTTCAAGTGGTCCAAAGCTCTAGGGACCCAAGAagaacagatacactggcaggaatcactgtgtgtgagGTGCTTTAGCCTAGGTGGCGGCCTCAGAGGCCGATGAGGATGCAGAAAAGAAAGCCCGGGCTTTTCCTACTTTCCAGCCCAACTCAGCCACAGACATAGAACTGTGGCATCATATGGAGGGCAAGCCACCCTCTTACATAGCCAGAGGAGCTCTGCAGAATGCCTACGCAGTTGTGCTTTTTAAGAAGAGACAACAAAGGCTCGAGAAGATTTGTATCTCAACTGTCAAGAAGTCCTAGTCAGCGTCAGAAGGGGGACAGTGTGTCCTTCTCCCGTCTCCCCAGTCGCTGCTTCTCCCTGATGCTCACTCCGTGTCTTCCCCTCACCTGAGAGGACCTTGTGGACAAGTGGAGAACGAACGCCATGGGTGTAGCAAGCTTGGCCTCCAGGCTTTGTGTAACCCATCACCCAGTTCTGAAGCTCTGGAGTCAGAACATGGTGTGGGTCAGCCCTAAGACCTAGGGATCCAGGTTCTGGATTTCTGTTTTCAACCAGATGACTTGGGTATGGGCAGTTCTGACAACTAGTTCTTCATGAGAGAACTGAGCAAAGTCCCGCAGAAAGCTTGCATTGTCTCCACTGCTGAAAGCACTTGTACTAAAGTGGATGGTTTCAGGAGAAGGAGCATGCTGCTCAGTGTTGAGAGGCTCAGATGCCATGGGCACCTCCAGCCAAGCCTTGCTAAGAACCCTGCATGCTCTCCTTCTGTAGGACCTGCCTTACCTAGAAGCAGGGTAGTATACTGCTGGAGACAGATTATTTAGGACTGAAATGAAGCAGGCAGGAGATACATGTGGGTTCATTTTGAAACCCAcagcttttaaaaactattacttaaagctgggcatggtggtacatacccttaatcccagcccttgagggacagaggcaggtggatctctatgagttgaaggccagactggtctaaatagcaagttctaggccagccaggattacacaagTGAGACTTGGTCTCAATAACAACAATGAAAATGACTCGGCCATGTTCCCAGGACTGATCAGTAAGATGGCCCATTATTGAATCGAGTCGAAAACAAAGCACAAACCTGCTGGGCTCAAGGACTGCATCTGTAGCAGCCAGCCCTGGGGTTTTCCATTGAGAAGATTAAAGCATGCTAAATTCAGGGGCTCTTGCTCGCTCTCCCGATGagtcatctttctctctctctgtggctgTGGGCTGCTGAACCGCACAGAGATAATTCATCTCTGGGCTTTGGGAATTGGACAGTGCTTGTCTGCCACTCCCCAGCTGTGGACACTGGGAGTCCATCTCTTCTGTTCCATGGTCCTCTACAGACCAAGACGATGCTTACCACCTTGGAGCAGCTGTTTGTTGCTTCTGTACGGTTGAATGGCAGAAGCCCACAGGCTGAATCGGACTGTGCAGAGCCAGCCCCGCAGCTCATCCTCAACAGGACCAGGCCTATCTGGGATCACCTCTTTACCCAGGATGGCACAGGACAGCTGACCTTTTCTCCATAAGCATCCAGTGTTGTTCCAAAAGGAGGGCCCATTGCTCCCTAGTCCGTTGTTACAGAAGCCCGCCCCAGCCCTATGTCCATAATCTCTCTTTGGTGTGGGCTCAGTGTTTATAGAGGTACACTGTCATCAACCTAGTAAGACTCATTCCCTTTCCAAGCCTTTCTATCACTGTGACTGTCTAAAATTCTGCCAAGTGCAAAGGTTAATGTCTGGCTCTGATGAGGGTCTGAGAAATGTTTCAGTCTTTCCCATCTTGGCTGCTGAAAGTTAAGATCAATGCTTTTCTCAACACCGCCCATCCTGAGCTCCAACCAATAGAGGCTTGGGTTGCATATATACTTCTCTGAAGACCACTTCCCCCAGGCCTGGTTCTCATCCAGAAGTTCTCATCCTTATATTCAGATTAACTAAGGGAACATCAGGATGCCACAGCAGAGCTGCAGGGACAGAGCCGCTGAGAGCGGCTCAGCACTGCATAACCTCTCCGGGTCTGTCCCTTGGCCTCCTTCCCCCACAAGACATTTGAGCAGCAGCCCCTATGGTATCCAGGGATGAAGCAGTTTCCTTATTCCTAGGTACTGATTCAACTCAAGTGCTCTTCCTTTGAGGAAAGCTGCAGCAGAAGCCATGAATACATTGCCTCTTTCTAGCCCCAGCCCAAGCAATGGGCTGGCAGGGTAAACACTTGCCTTTCTGGACCTAGTGCTTCCTAAGGGAGGTCACCTGGACCTTGTTTAAGTGGCCAAGTCTTGGAGTTCCCCCATTCCTATCACCAAAACAGAAAGCACAGAATTCAACTGCCTGGGAAGAGGGCACTCCACTGGGAAGTGGGTGCCAGGGTTGTCCCATGCCTTAGTCCAAAGCACAATAATCATTGCAGGCATCACGGCTTCCCAAAGTGCATAAATCAGTAAGGCGAAGAGAAAGGATCAACAGAAACTGTCTAGTAGGGGCCCATCCAGCCGTGACTCCCCAAGAGGCAAAAGCAAGCAACCTTAAGGCACAAAACTTGAACTGGCAGCAGGCTCTGGTAGTCCACGTCTCCTTCCAACCAGCAGAGTAAAGGCACAGACACAGTTGTGCACCGCATATGTATTCAGAGAGACACAAGTATGTAGAGTCATTCATGGCCCAGAGCGTGGAAAATAGGGGCAAGTCTTGTCTGGACTGATGATTAAGAGACCCGTTTCCATTCTGGAAATCCATTCCAAAAACCGTATCACTCGTCAGCATCTTCGTAGTACAAGCATCGAAGAGTGCTCTTACACAAACCAAACAGCTACCACATTAGTAGGCAATATAACTTATGGGACCACCATTGTGCATGCCATCTGTTGTTGGTTGAAATGTCACTATGTGACACGTGACTATTCTGTACTTGGCTCTAAAAGGCCAAACAACCTTAATGCCAAAATTTCAGAACATCCTGACAGCATCTGTAACCATGGCCCCTTTCTAGCCTGCCATTTACAGTGGAGCCAAGTCGTCACATCCTCCTTGCCATCTGGGTTTCGTCTGCTCGCTGTATCTCTCTTGTCCTGGCTGCAGCCAAGACAAAGGAGCTCTTGAGTGGGCATGATCATTATACGGCCTGGTCCCACAGCTCAGCCTGGGAATATGGTGGAGCCGAGCATTCCTCCTGCTGTTGCTGGCCTATTGCCACTATGTTTGGCAACCTTGTAAAGAAAATGATAGGCTACAGAATCCCCACTAGACCAACACTAAAGAAAAGCTGCTTCCCTCTGGGATGCATGCCCCAGGGGCCCAGAGCTTGGAGACACGGGTTAGGTCTTATCTAGACAAATAGTTTAGAAGCCCATTTCATTCTAGTTTGGAATAGAAAGGGTTGCCCTTTCTATATCCATAATCATCAAAGGCCTTCAAGTTCAGCCTCCAAGCATTAAGGGGTATCCATAGTTTGTTTCCAGCCAAACAGACTGGGAGGGGGGTTCTGAGAGCCCTTCAGTAAGTGAGGACCCAAGGCCCTCTGGCTCCTCGTGACCTTCCCGTGTACTTTCTTGCTGAAGGTAACTTAACAGTAATCAGAGGGGACCAACCCCAAGCCCTGTCTTCCTGTCTACAGCTGCATGATTCTCCCTGTGACAGCCTTCACAGTACTCCAAGCAGGAGCCCCCAGAGGCTGGGCACTGCAGACACCATAATAAACCAATTGCAATGTTGTTTCTGCTGCTTGCTTCCTAGTGTTTGGGGGATCCTCCCATCTCCCTGTCCTGTCCCATCAATGACCAATTCCTGGCTCGAGTATAagacaggacactgtagccttcAGTCCATCTTCAGTGGTCATGTTCTttgcatgcacgcacatgtggTGCCTGTCAAAGCTCCCTTCAAGGGACCTGCTGTAGTGTAGTCTAGCACCACCCCTCCCGACTCTCAAAACAGACCGAGAACCGGGCTTGTAGCCACATTACTGAAGCTTCTGCCGCCGCCGACACAACTTTCACACCTCAGCTTCCATCT
It includes:
- the Phf24 gene encoding PHD finger protein 24 isoform X5 translates to MGVLMSKRQTVEQVQKEVQEEKEAEASAPVVQEESSINRAAWERLRDGRGVEPEEFDRTSRFTPPAFIRPTRKLDDDKPPDICLEPREPVVNDEMCDVCEVWTAESLFPCRVCTRVFHDGCLRRMGYLQGDSAVEVTEMAHTETGWSCYYCDNLNLLLTEEEMYSLTETFQRCKVIPDCSLTLEDFVRYRHQAAKRGESSRALTDEQEEQAARQFAALDPEQRGHVEWSDFLSHESLLLLLQLRPQNSLLRLLTVKERERARATFLARGRGSTISEAECHHARHSWFCKRLTEAPSCSVSISHVGPIADSSPAASSSKSQEKALLPTEQESRYVDWPTFLRENVIYILAARPNSGAIHLKPPG
- the Phf24 gene encoding PHD finger protein 24 isoform 1 (isoform 1 is encoded by transcript variant 3): MGVLMSKRQTVEQVQKVSLAVSAFKDGLRDRPSIRRGGELPGSRRGTVEGSVQEVQEEKEAEASAPVVQEESSINRAAWERLRDGRGVEPEEFDRTSRFTPPAFIRPTRKLDDDKPPDICLEPREPVVNDEMCDVCEVWTAESLFPCRVCTRVFHDGCLRRMGYLQGDSAVEVTEMAHTETGWSCYYCDNLNLLLTEEEMYSLTETFQRCKVIPDCSLTLEDFVRYRHQAAKRGESSRALTDEQEEQAARQFAALDPEQRGHVEWSDFLSHESLLLLLQLRPQNSLLRLLTVKERERARATFLARGRGSTISEAECHHARHSWFCKRLTEAPSCSVSISHVGPIADSSPAASSSKSQEKALLPTEQESRYVDWPTFLRENVIYILAARPNSGAIHLKPPG
- the Phf24 gene encoding PHD finger protein 24 isoform X6; amino-acid sequence: MCDVCEVWTAESLFPCRVCTRVFHDGCLRRMGYLQGDSAVEVTEMAHTETGWSCYYCDNLNLLLTEEEMYSLTETFQRCKVIPDCSLTLEDFVRYRHQAAKRGESSRALTDEQEEQAARQFAALDPEQRGHVEWSDFLSHESLLLLLQLRPQNSLLRLLTVKERERARATFLARGRGSTISEAECHHARHSWFCKRLTEAPSCSVSISHVGPIADSSPAASSSKSQEKALLPTEQESRYVDWPTFLRENVIYILAARPNSGAIHLKPPG
- the Phf24 gene encoding PHD finger protein 24 isoform X4, giving the protein MDKTDFVHRAMGVLMSKRQTVEQVQKEVQEEKEAEASAPVVQEESSINRAAWERLRDGRGVEPEEFDRTSRFTPPAFIRPTRKLDDDKPPDICLEPREPVVNDEMCDVCEVWTAESLFPCRVCTRVFHDGCLRRMGYLQGDSAVEVTEMAHTETGWSCYYCDNLNLLLTEEEMYSLTETFQRCKVIPDCSLTLEDFVRYRHQAAKRGESSRALTDEQEEQAARQFAALDPEQRGHVEWSDFLSHESLLLLLQLRPQNSLLRLLTVKERERARATFLARGRGSTISEAECHHARHSWFCKRLTEAPSCSVSISHVGPIADSSPAASSSKSQEKALLPTEQESRYVDWPTFLRENVIYILAARPNSGAIHLKPPG